A genome region from Brassica oleracea var. oleracea cultivar TO1000 chromosome C2, BOL, whole genome shotgun sequence includes the following:
- the LOC106325356 gene encoding probable LRR receptor-like serine/threonine-protein kinase PAM74 isoform X9: protein MTNNFQRVVGEGGFGVVSHGTLNGSEQVAVKIDLLLRVHHTNLVSLVGYCDEGDHLALIYEFMPNGDLRQHLSGKRGGSFSSWANRLRIALEAALGLEYLHFGCTPPIVHRDIKTTNILLDEQLKAKLADFGLSRSFPVGGETHVSTVVAGTPGYLDPETSRLGEKSDVYSFGIVLLEMITNQPVIDQSRQKSHITQWVGFMLNRGDITKIMDPNLHKDYESRSVWRAIELAMSCVNPSSVNRPNMSQVANELKECLVPEKSKNMDSQSSHEVSMSFDTGILPRAR from the exons ATGACCAATAATTTCCAAAGAGTTGTAGGGGAAGGCGGATTCGGTGTTGTGTCTCATGGTACACTAAATGGTTCCGAACAAGTAGCTGTTA AGATCGATCTTCTTCTACGAGTTCACCACACAAATTTGGTGAGCCTTGTTGGATATTGTGATGAAGGAGATCACTTGGCTCTTATATATGAGTTTATGCCAAATGGAGACTTAAGACAACATCTATCTG GAAAACGTGGTGGCTCTTTTAGCAGCTGGGCCAATCGGCTACGAATAGCTCTGGAGGCTGCACTAG GATTGGAATATTTACATTTTGGATGCACACCGCCTATTGTACATAGAGATATCAAAACTACAAACATATTGCTGGACGAACAGTTAAAGGCCAAGCTCGCCGATTTTGGCCTTTCGAGATCTTTCCCTGTTGGAGGTGAAACCCATGTTTCAACTGTTGTTGCTGGTACACCTGGATACCTTGATCCAGA AACGAGTCGGCTGGGTGAGAAAAGTGATGTGTACAGCTTCGGAATTGTGTTATTGGAGATGATCACAAACCAGCCCGTGATTGACCAATCCCGTCAAAAGTCTCACATAACACAATGGGTTGGGTTTATGCTTAACCGGGGAGATATTACTAAGATCATGGATCCAAACCTACACAAGGACTACGAGTCTCGTTCTGTTTGGAGGGCTATCGAACTGGCAATGTCGTGTGTGAATCCTTCTTCGGTGAACAGACCGAACATGTCCCAAGTTGCTAATGAACTGAAAGAGTGTCTTGTACCTGAAAAATCTAAGAATATGGATTCTCAGAGTTCTCATGAAGTGAGCATGAGCTTTGACACTGGGATACTTCCCAGGGCAAGATAG